A window from Manis javanica isolate MJ-LG chromosome 10, MJ_LKY, whole genome shotgun sequence encodes these proteins:
- the LOC108388326 gene encoding LOW QUALITY PROTEIN: thiol S-methyltransferase TMT1A-like (The sequence of the model RefSeq protein was modified relative to this genomic sequence to represent the inferred CDS: inserted 1 base in 1 codon), whose translation MMLTIFILRLAVCILASPMYLLNFLGSWSWICQQWFPYFLTRFSVIYNEQMASKKRKLFSNLKDFVGPSXELSLLEVGCGTGTNFKFYLPGSRVTCIDLNPNFEKFLIKSVAENQHLQFERFVVVAGENMHQVSDGSVDVVVCTLVLCSVKNQEQILQEVCRVLRPGGAFYFMEHVAAECSTWNYFWQQVLDPAWNLLFDGCNLTRESWKALEQASSSKLQLQHLQAPLSCQLIHPHICGYALK comes from the exons ATGATGCTTACCATCTTTATCCTTAGGCTGGCTGTCTGCATCCTGGCATCTCCCATGTACCTGCTGAACTTTCTGGGTTCGTGGAGCTGGATATGCCAACAATGGTTCCCCTACTTCTTGACGAGGTTCTCTGTGATATACAATGAACAGATGGCGAGCAAGAAGCGGAAGCTCTTCAGTAACCTGAAGGACTTTGTGGGCCCCT AGGAACTCTCCCTGCTGGAGGTAGGCTGTGGCACCGGgaccaacttcaagttctatCTGCCTGGAAGCAGGGTGACCTGTATTGACCTGAATCCCAACTTTGAGAAGTTCTTGATCAAGAGCGTTGCTGAGAACCAACACCTGCAGTTCGAGCGCTTCGTGGTGGTTGCCGGGGAGAACATGCACCAGGTGAGTGACGGCTCCGTGGATGTGGTGGTCTGCACCCTGGTCCTGTGCTCCGTGAAGAACCAGGAACAGATCCTCCAGGAGGTGTGCAGAGTGCTGAGGCCG ggagGGGCTTTTTATTTCATGGAGCATGTAGCAGCTGAGTGTTCAACCTGGAATTACTTCTGGCAGCAGGTCCTGGATCCTGCCTGGAACCTTCTGTTTGATGGGTGCAACCTGACCAGAGAGAGCTGGAAGGCCCTGGAACAGGCCAGCTCTTCCAAGCTGCAGCTGCAGCACCTACAGGCCCCTCTGTCCTGCCAGCTGATACACCCACACATCTGTGGATATGCTTTGAAATAG